A window of Leptolyngbya sp. 'hensonii' genomic DNA:
GTGAGCCAGCCGTTATGCTGAATCCACAGGTCAAAATCCAGGCTGACGGGCATGGGTGGAAAGGCGATGATTTCGCTAAACCGTTCATGTTTGTAGTAAACCGGAACTTTGAGCGCCTGCCCCAATAGAACGGCGATCGCAATTTGTGCTTTATACCCCCCCGTGGCGTTGATCGCGCAATACTCGGCTCCGCGCAACCGCAATCCGCAGGACATTTGCTTAACCAGGTTGCGTAACCCATCAGTGCGAAAGGTTTTGGGATGATTGTCTTGAAGCCCTTCTACTCGATACGGAGTGGCGGTATGCCCCAGTGCCTGGTAGTAATGAACCAGGAGGGTGGCGATCGCAGTGCCTTCGTCAGTGTCAGAGTGACAAAACAGGAGGGTGGCGGTAGGGGTGACATAGCCCCGCTGGAGCAAATCACCAATGGAGTTGATTTCGGCTCCACATAGACGCAGGGTGGGCGGAAGCTGGCTTAAATGCAGGGCGAGGGTAACCCAATCAGTATGCTCAAAGGTGGTTTTGAGGGTGGCAACGGTATCAGTGGTGAGATGGGCACGATCGGGGACAGGCTGTTTTTGGAGCCACTCATCGTAATGGTCGGGGGCAGGCAAGGTTCTAAGATT
This region includes:
- a CDS encoding putative CRISPR-associated protein produces the protein MRHTLICTVGTSLFNPNLRTLPAPDHYDEWLQKQPVPDRAHLTTDTVATLKTTFEHTDWVTLALHLSQLPPTLRLCGAEINSIGDLLQRGYVTPTATLLFCHSDTDEGTAIATLLVHYYQALGHTATPYRVEGLQDNHPKTFRTDGLRNLVKQMSCGLRLRGAEYCAINATGGYKAQIAIAVLLGQALKVPVYYKHERFSEIIAFPPMPVSLDFDLWIQHNGWLTALGRNSHDQTPWETVQDDWSEALEPLVERVEIDGQVYITLSPTGQVFYEAFRERQLPQMALHLPSPVPPQQKRKPQMSNHNWGNARDPIIRYLQRITDVCPYVTGCRTFYWNPALSSLNSFRLQGDALEGTLSNGTWIVRFEIETSSQTLGERQACLLDLNQRIGKDFG